The Arcobacter arenosus genome has a window encoding:
- a CDS encoding fumarylacetoacetate hydrolase family protein, translating into MNYIILKNNERIYPSKVVCIGRNYTEHIKELNNETPEEMVFFFKPNSSVSRVLTFPQGNSSCHYEAEISFLMEENKITAVGFGLDLTLREVQSSLKEKGLPWERAKCFNGSAVFSQFVSFNGNIEDLELELYINGEIKQKGDVSLMINKPKEIIDEVLTFSSFEDGDILMTGTPKGVGNFVEGDIFEGKIFEKGKLLVEQRFLVN; encoded by the coding sequence ATGAATTATATTATTTTAAAAAATAATGAAAGGATATATCCATCAAAAGTGGTATGTATTGGAAGAAATTATACAGAGCATATAAAAGAGTTAAATAACGAAACCCCTGAAGAGATGGTTTTCTTTTTTAAACCTAATTCTTCTGTTTCAAGAGTATTAACTTTTCCACAAGGAAATAGTTCATGTCATTATGAAGCTGAAATCTCTTTTTTAATGGAAGAGAATAAAATCACAGCTGTAGGATTTGGATTAGATCTAACATTAAGAGAGGTTCAAAGTTCTCTAAAGGAAAAGGGTTTACCTTGGGAAAGAGCAAAATGTTTTAATGGTTCAGCTGTATTTTCTCAATTTGTAAGTTTTAATGGAAATATTGAAGATTTAGAGTTAGAACTTTATATTAATGGTGAGATTAAACAAAAAGGTGATGTTTCTTTAATGATAAATAAACCTAAAGAAATTATTGATGAAGTTTTAACTTTTTCATCTTTTGAAGATGGAGATATCTTAATGACAGGAACACCAAAGGGTGTAGGAAATTTTGTTGAAGGTGATATCTTTGAAGGTAAAATTTTTGAAAAGGGAAAACTTTTAGTTGAGCAAAGATTTTTAGTTAATTAA
- a CDS encoding tetratricopeptide repeat protein, with amino-acid sequence MQIKLIILVFLGFLLTGCANGQANLSNKKYTNINDCKTFPVNMDRFLCYLEKAKDGDIIAQSWVAYYYNVGKIVEKDKTKATNWYLKAAEAGDTYSQRELGLNYVLDYKDYKKGYIWLKKAATNDDPVAQRELAYLYDKGNGVEKDLNKAFSYFKKAAYQGDTYAQNELGYYYEKGWSVKKDYEKAKYWYQKTADKNNAYGMSQLGYLYAKGYGVEKNYEKAFELFSKAAQQNDKHSMSWLGYLYEKGYGVEKNEKEAIMWYKKSGDNFAKNRLKVLDK; translated from the coding sequence ATGCAAATTAAATTAATTATTTTAGTTTTTTTAGGTTTTTTATTAACAGGTTGTGCCAATGGACAAGCAAATTTATCCAACAAAAAGTATACCAATATAAATGATTGTAAAACTTTTCCTGTTAATATGGATAGGTTTCTTTGTTATTTAGAAAAGGCAAAAGATGGTGATATAATTGCACAAAGTTGGGTTGCATATTATTATAATGTTGGAAAAATAGTAGAAAAAGACAAAACAAAAGCTACCAATTGGTATTTAAAAGCGGCTGAAGCAGGAGATACATATTCACAAAGGGAATTGGGCTTAAACTATGTCCTTGATTATAAAGATTATAAAAAAGGATATATCTGGTTGAAAAAAGCTGCAACTAACGATGATCCTGTTGCCCAAAGAGAACTTGCATATTTATATGACAAAGGTAATGGTGTTGAAAAAGATTTAAATAAAGCATTTTCATATTTTAAAAAAGCAGCATATCAAGGTGATACTTATGCACAAAATGAACTTGGATATTATTATGAAAAAGGATGGTCTGTAAAAAAAGATTATGAAAAAGCTAAATACTGGTATCAAAAAACAGCTGATAAAAATAATGCATATGGAATGTCTCAATTAGGATACCTTTATGCAAAAGGTTATGGTGTAGAAAAAAACTATGAGAAAGCATTTGAATTATTTAGTAAAGCTGCACAACAAAATGATAAGCATTCAATGTCTTGGTTAGGATATTTATATGAAAAAGGTTATGGTGTAGAAAAAAATGAGAAAGAGGCGATAATGTGGTATAAAAAATCAGGAGATAATTTTGCTAAAAACAGATTAAAGGTATTAGATAAATGA
- a CDS encoding NUDIX hydrolase: protein MKKKELKKLVKNLPDKPGVMARDRYFNSAVLIPIVKIKDEYYLIFQKRAAHIRQGGDICFPGGRKEENDKSFKDTALRETYEELGIRKKDIKILGQLDTYVAPIGALVESFVARVKKRAIKNMVIDKNEVEDILIIPLDFFKKNPPIEYNLKYQVHPYTIDDDGNKEILFPVEELGLPEAYHKPWGHRRHKVWVYDYKGDIIWGLTAVILNDLIKKIV from the coding sequence ATGAAAAAGAAAGAGCTTAAAAAACTTGTCAAAAATTTACCTGATAAACCAGGAGTTATGGCAAGGGATAGATATTTTAATTCAGCAGTTTTAATTCCTATTGTCAAAATAAAAGATGAATATTATTTAATTTTTCAAAAAAGAGCTGCCCATATAAGACAAGGTGGTGATATTTGTTTCCCTGGTGGAAGAAAAGAAGAAAATGATAAAAGTTTTAAAGATACTGCATTAAGAGAGACCTACGAAGAATTAGGTATCAGAAAAAAAGATATCAAAATATTGGGACAGTTAGATACCTATGTTGCTCCGATAGGAGCATTAGTTGAATCTTTTGTAGCTAGAGTGAAAAAAAGAGCAATCAAAAATATGGTAATTGATAAAAATGAAGTTGAAGATATATTAATTATCCCCTTAGATTTTTTTAAAAAAAATCCTCCAATTGAATATAATTTAAAATATCAAGTTCATCCTTATACCATAGATGATGATGGAAATAAAGAGATTCTTTTCCCCGTAGAAGAGTTAGGTTTACCTGAAGCTTATCATAAACCTTGGGGGCATAGACGACATAAAGTTTGGGTTTATGACTATAAGGGAGATATTATTTGGGGTTTAACAGCAGTAATATTAAATGATTTAATAAAAAAAATAGTTTAG
- a CDS encoding transporter substrate-binding domain-containing protein: MKIVLLFFFLFVSIFAKELSFTNEEIEFIKNHKPIKIASIKSYIPFSYEKNNNKIGLTHDLLDLISKKSGLKFEKTNGSWSTIFKKFKNKEVDIISEISYKKDREEYAVFTEPYYEVPIGVFTNGLIKYEGKKSLEGKRIGILKGSFFIQILKEIKDVEIVELESEKEKLFYLLNNQVDLIISNAMTENYTYNLMYKDVKLSGFFENEQISKEDLRFGIQKENKILSSIFLKTFNSISLTEMIQLKKDWIYSNKNLHTKAYLTIEEKNFIEDNVIKIGIESSKPYIFFNEKQNDIDGFYSDILKLVLEKTGLKVEYVKDSWHNLLTDFKKGKIDLLPATFYDKKREDFGLYTKEYYKVKEYIYTKLLNYKDLTNLNNKKVAIVKGYATINKLKKKFPNIQIVETDSLAQSVSLALNEKVDALIDYHLVVENFLFENAILDLKGTPQDYLNATSVHYFSKKEQPILNSILQKGLDSILKEERTKLYNNWFSANSILSSQNLKTIKEKKFIQNHPLIKFRVRPNRAPYEFEKDGKAAGLAVDYVRESAKKMGFEVEFVVNNDPVKDAFYHINNVREKYDTLVFTVKNPDREKEFSFGIDFLSYPLMIITHKDANYVGSMSSLNNKTVVLEEGFLTNKWIKRDYPKINIINAKDTKSALEMVNSNKDLTYIGNLGVANYLRVHDKLENIKISAPSGYGDVNFSFIAPKEWPELASLLSKGFKQIAPTEHIKIQQKWFSIQEVRNTDYSLIFKTSIILFLIIIWILWWNRKLSKEKDKTKTALKELQKAKGLLEEKNKEVLISQQFLESVLDESPNPIIIKDHNNKFVLVNEALAKLYNTTKENLIGKDDSSFIDDKEMTNFYKENVKNIFDSGKSQIVYEDSKDLKTGEIRNFMSIKKPFKDTNGNQLILVIANDITEIKKLEAEKLKNQELIFQQSKTASMGEMIGNIAHQWRQPLSIISTASTGLVIEKELGVLDDNKLIDTLKTINEYTQHLSNTIETFRDYIKDTKEFKEVILQDRIKVAINIVNASFSSNFIVIKTNIETIEPIKIKLVLGELSEALINILNNSKDVLKERKIKSPWVDVQLKKQSNKAMITIEDNGGGVDEEIIERIFEPYFTTKHQSQGTGLGLHMSYKIITESLKGSIYVKNTSNGAKFFIELPL; encoded by the coding sequence ATGAAAATTGTATTACTATTTTTCTTTCTATTTGTATCTATTTTTGCTAAAGAACTATCTTTTACAAATGAAGAAATTGAATTCATTAAAAACCATAAACCTATAAAAATCGCCTCAATAAAATCATATATCCCCTTTAGTTATGAAAAAAATAATAATAAAATTGGACTTACTCACGATTTACTTGATTTAATATCTAAAAAAAGTGGTCTAAAATTTGAAAAAACAAATGGTTCTTGGTCAACAATTTTCAAAAAATTTAAAAACAAAGAAGTTGATATAATAAGTGAAATCTCTTATAAAAAAGATAGAGAAGAGTATGCTGTTTTTACAGAGCCTTATTATGAAGTACCAATTGGAGTTTTTACAAATGGTTTAATAAAATACGAAGGAAAAAAATCCTTAGAGGGTAAAAGAATTGGAATCTTAAAGGGTTCATTTTTTATTCAAATATTAAAAGAGATTAAAGATGTTGAAATTGTAGAATTAGAATCGGAAAAAGAAAAACTTTTTTATCTACTAAATAATCAAGTTGATTTAATAATCAGTAATGCTATGACAGAAAATTATACTTATAACCTGATGTACAAAGATGTAAAACTAAGTGGTTTTTTTGAAAATGAGCAAATAAGTAAAGAAGATTTACGATTTGGTATACAAAAAGAGAATAAAATATTAAGTTCGATTTTTTTAAAAACCTTTAATTCTATCTCATTAACAGAAATGATTCAACTAAAGAAAGACTGGATTTACTCAAATAAAAATCTTCATACTAAAGCATATTTAACAATTGAAGAAAAGAATTTTATAGAAGACAATGTAATAAAAATTGGAATAGAAAGTTCTAAACCATATATCTTTTTTAATGAAAAACAAAATGATATTGATGGATTTTATTCTGATATTTTAAAACTGGTTTTAGAAAAAACTGGTTTAAAAGTTGAATACGTAAAAGACTCATGGCATAATTTATTAACTGATTTCAAAAAAGGAAAAATAGATTTACTCCCTGCAACTTTTTACGATAAAAAAAGAGAAGATTTTGGGTTATATACAAAAGAATATTACAAAGTTAAAGAGTATATTTATACCAAATTACTAAATTATAAAGATTTAACAAATTTAAACAATAAAAAAGTTGCTATTGTAAAAGGTTATGCCACAATTAATAAACTCAAGAAAAAATTTCCAAATATACAAATAGTAGAAACAGATAGTTTAGCACAATCAGTTTCTTTAGCTTTAAATGAAAAAGTTGATGCCCTGATAGATTACCATTTAGTTGTAGAAAACTTTTTATTTGAAAATGCTATTTTAGACTTAAAAGGCACACCTCAAGATTATCTAAATGCAACATCAGTCCACTATTTTTCTAAAAAAGAGCAACCTATTTTAAACTCTATTTTACAAAAAGGTTTAGATTCCATTTTAAAAGAAGAAAGAACAAAGCTATACAACAATTGGTTTAGTGCAAATAGTATTTTAAGTTCACAAAATTTAAAAACAATTAAAGAAAAAAAATTTATACAAAACCACCCTTTAATAAAATTTAGAGTTAGACCAAATAGAGCCCCTTATGAGTTTGAAAAAGATGGAAAAGCTGCAGGTTTAGCTGTTGACTATGTAAGGGAAAGTGCAAAAAAAATGGGCTTTGAAGTTGAATTTGTAGTAAATAATGATCCTGTTAAAGATGCTTTTTATCATATAAATAATGTTAGGGAAAAATATGATACTTTAGTTTTTACAGTTAAAAATCCAGATAGAGAAAAAGAGTTTTCTTTTGGTATTGACTTTTTATCTTATCCTCTTATGATTATTACCCATAAAGATGCAAACTATGTAGGATCTATGAGTAGTTTAAATAATAAAACAGTAGTTTTAGAAGAAGGATTTTTGACAAATAAATGGATAAAAAGAGATTATCCAAAAATAAATATTATAAATGCTAAAGATACAAAAAGTGCTTTAGAGATGGTAAATAGTAACAAAGATCTTACGTATATAGGAAATTTAGGAGTTGCAAATTATCTTAGAGTTCATGATAAATTAGAAAATATAAAAATATCTGCCCCAAGTGGATATGGAGATGTAAATTTTAGCTTTATTGCTCCAAAAGAATGGCCAGAATTAGCTTCTTTACTAAGTAAAGGATTTAAACAAATAGCTCCAACGGAACATATAAAAATTCAACAAAAATGGTTCTCAATTCAAGAAGTTAGAAATACAGATTATTCTTTGATATTTAAAACCTCTATTATTTTATTTTTAATAATCATTTGGATTTTATGGTGGAATAGAAAATTATCAAAAGAAAAAGATAAAACAAAAACAGCATTAAAAGAGCTTCAAAAAGCTAAGGGTTTATTAGAAGAGAAGAATAAAGAGGTCTTAATCTCTCAACAGTTTTTAGAATCAGTTTTAGATGAAAGTCCAAATCCAATAATTATTAAAGACCATAATAACAAATTTGTTTTAGTAAATGAAGCTTTAGCTAAACTATATAACACTACAAAAGAAAACTTAATAGGTAAAGATGACAGTTCATTTATAGATGATAAAGAGATGACAAACTTTTACAAAGAAAATGTTAAAAACATTTTTGATAGTGGTAAAAGTCAAATTGTATATGAAGATTCAAAAGATTTAAAAACTGGAGAGATTAGAAACTTTATGTCCATAAAAAAACCATTTAAAGATACAAATGGAAATCAACTAATATTAGTTATTGCAAATGATATTACTGAAATCAAAAAACTTGAAGCTGAAAAATTAAAAAATCAAGAATTAATTTTCCAACAATCAAAAACTGCCTCAATGGGTGAGATGATAGGAAACATTGCCCACCAATGGAGACAACCCTTATCTATCATCTCAACTGCATCTACTGGACTTGTAATTGAAAAAGAACTAGGTGTATTAGATGATAATAAATTAATCGATACACTAAAAACTATTAATGAATATACCCAACATTTATCAAATACAATTGAGACATTTAGGGATTATATAAAAGATACAAAAGAGTTTAAAGAGGTTATATTACAAGATAGAATCAAAGTTGCAATAAATATTGTAAATGCTTCTTTTAGTAGTAACTTTATAGTTATAAAAACAAATATTGAAACAATAGAACCAATTAAAATAAAACTTGTTTTAGGTGAACTATCTGAAGCTTTAATTAATATTTTAAATAATTCAAAAGATGTTTTAAAAGAAAGAAAAATAAAATCCCCTTGGGTTGATGTTCAATTAAAAAAACAGAGCAACAAAGCTATGATAACTATTGAAGACAATGGTGGAGGGGTTGATGAAGAAATAATTGAAAGAATTTTTGAACCATACTTTACAACAAAACATCAATCTCAAGGTACTGGGTTAGGTCTTCATATGAGTTATAAAATTATAACTGAAAGTTTAAAAGGTTCAATATATGTTAAAAACACTTCAAATGGAGCAAAATTTTTTATAGAATTACCCCTTTAA
- a CDS encoding methylglyoxal synthase, translating into MNIALVAHDNLKLDLIDWAMFNKGTLQKHVIYATGTTGKLLQEKGFGIHRLKSGPLGGDQQIGAMIAEGKIDILFFFVDPMAAQPHEPDITALRRICDTYRIPIATNRQTADFIISSPLFDGYIHEMPDWSKYQNRKV; encoded by the coding sequence ATGAATATTGCTTTAGTTGCCCACGATAATTTAAAACTTGATTTAATAGATTGGGCAATGTTCAATAAAGGAACTTTGCAAAAACATGTGATTTATGCAACAGGTACTACGGGAAAACTTTTACAAGAAAAAGGTTTTGGAATTCATAGATTAAAATCGGGTCCTTTAGGTGGAGATCAACAAATAGGAGCTATGATAGCTGAAGGAAAGATTGATATTTTATTTTTCTTTGTTGACCCAATGGCAGCTCAACCCCATGAACCAGATATTACAGCTCTTAGAAGAATATGCGATACCTATAGAATCCCAATTGCAACAAATAGACAAACAGCTGATTTTATTATTTCATCACCATTATTTGATGGATACATTCATGAAATGCCAGATTGGTCTAAATATCAAAATAGAAAAGTATAA
- a CDS encoding AAA family ATPase gives MFSPFPYDKISDSKCFFGREKELKELEKVVKYSNNILIHSKRRMGKSSLISNFIENHKKQYICIYVDIFEMTSKEDFAYLLLKALSNSQESDLKSAIKTLTSLFKRVRVEPTIDPTTLKYSIKPVIATLSFEQMMEDFFNSLNELSKTKQIILAIDEFQQIATIKDVKLDAYLRSYIQNRENISYVFLGSKRHLLTSLFEYKAPLYELANHFELQALDTKNIFDYSKDYLDISEELVGYIFEKANGETKLIQNILHLLYVYRVENIDKEKIEEILSEIIASKEASFRIIFDTLNNNQKIALKIVGKYKNGFFVNDILNKYNIKKQTLQSSVKTLFDKELIDKESDKYFIPDRTLELWIESL, from the coding sequence ATGTTTTCTCCATTTCCTTATGACAAGATTTCAGATAGTAAGTGTTTCTTTGGTAGAGAAAAAGAGCTTAAAGAGTTAGAAAAAGTTGTAAAGTATTCAAATAACATTTTAATTCATTCAAAAAGAAGAATGGGTAAAAGTTCACTTATTAGTAATTTTATAGAAAATCATAAAAAACAGTATATATGTATTTATGTGGATATTTTTGAAATGACTTCAAAAGAGGATTTTGCCTACTTACTTTTAAAAGCTTTATCAAATAGTCAAGAAAGTGATTTAAAGTCTGCCATTAAAACTTTAACATCTTTATTTAAAAGGGTTAGAGTTGAACCTACAATTGACCCAACAACATTAAAATATAGTATAAAACCAGTTATTGCAACTCTTAGTTTTGAGCAAATGATGGAGGATTTTTTCAATTCCTTAAATGAATTATCTAAAACAAAACAGATAATTTTAGCAATAGATGAATTTCAACAAATAGCTACAATTAAAGATGTAAAATTAGATGCTTATTTAAGAAGTTATATACAAAATAGAGAAAATATATCATATGTCTTTTTAGGTTCAAAAAGACATCTTTTAACATCATTATTTGAATATAAAGCACCACTTTATGAATTGGCAAATCATTTTGAATTACAAGCTTTAGATACTAAAAATATTTTTGATTACTCAAAGGATTATCTGGATATTTCTGAAGAACTTGTAGGTTATATATTTGAAAAAGCAAATGGAGAAACAAAGTTGATTCAAAATATATTACACCTATTGTATGTTTATAGAGTAGAAAATATAGATAAAGAGAAAATAGAAGAGATTTTAAGTGAAATTATTGCTTCTAAAGAAGCTAGTTTTAGAATTATTTTTGATACTTTAAACAACAATCAAAAAATTGCATTAAAAATTGTTGGGAAGTATAAAAATGGTTTCTTTGTAAATGATATTTTAAATAAATATAATATCAAAAAACAAACACTTCAATCTTCTGTAAAAACATTATTTGACAAAGAATTAATTGATAAAGAGAGTGATAAATATTTTATTCCCGATAGAACTTTAGAACTTTGGATAGAATCATTATAA
- the purH gene encoding bifunctional phosphoribosylaminoimidazolecarboxamide formyltransferase/IMP cyclohydrolase: protein MRALISVSDKSGVENFAKELVSLGYEIISTGGTYNKLKEAGIAVIEANEVTKFPECFEGRVKTLNPYIHGGILHRRDKESHLDQAKELGVEGIDLVCVNLYPFKATIEKTDDFEEIIENIDIGGPAMVRSAAKNFDSVIIVTDVADYDVVLNNLKNDTNTVEFRRDMMIKAYEHTAAYDSMIANYMNKRFNGGMGAKQFIVGEKVFDTRYGENPHQKGALYEFDKHLSDKFITVKGEASFNNMGDISGAAKIAANFGDDNAVCIVKHGNPCGFAIKDTLFESYTEALKCDPVSAFGGVVAVNGVVDGELAKKMNEIFLEVVFAADFTEDAIEEFNKKKRLKLFKQGTQKLDLANDPFNFKIVDGGFVYQDSDVVGEDEVKNAELKTTREAREQEKKDMEIAVKVAAGTKSNCVVYVKDSAVVAIGMGMTSRVDAAKAALRKAEDMGIDVSGSVLASEAFFPFRDSIDAAAEAGVKCVIEPGGSVRDDEVIDAANEHGMALYFTGVRHFLH, encoded by the coding sequence ATGAGAGCATTAATTAGCGTTAGCGACAAAAGTGGAGTTGAAAACTTTGCTAAAGAGTTAGTATCTTTAGGATATGAAATTATTTCAACTGGTGGTACTTACAATAAACTAAAAGAAGCTGGAATTGCAGTTATTGAAGCAAATGAAGTAACAAAATTTCCAGAGTGTTTTGAAGGTAGAGTTAAAACTTTAAACCCATATATCCATGGTGGTATTCTTCATAGAAGAGACAAAGAATCTCACCTTGACCAAGCAAAAGAGTTAGGTGTAGAAGGGATTGATTTAGTATGTGTAAACCTTTATCCATTTAAAGCAACAATTGAAAAAACAGATGATTTTGAAGAGATTATTGAAAACATTGATATTGGTGGACCAGCAATGGTTAGATCTGCAGCTAAAAACTTTGATTCAGTAATTATAGTAACGGATGTTGCTGATTATGATGTAGTTTTAAATAATCTTAAAAATGATACTAATACAGTAGAATTTAGAAGAGATATGATGATTAAAGCATATGAGCATACAGCTGCATATGACTCTATGATTGCAAACTATATGAACAAAAGATTCAATGGTGGAATGGGTGCAAAACAATTTATCGTTGGTGAGAAAGTATTTGATACTAGATATGGTGAAAACCCACACCAAAAAGGTGCATTATACGAATTTGATAAACATTTATCAGACAAATTCATCACTGTAAAAGGTGAAGCATCATTTAACAATATGGGTGATATTAGTGGAGCTGCTAAAATTGCTGCAAATTTTGGTGATGATAACGCTGTATGTATTGTAAAACATGGAAATCCTTGTGGATTTGCTATTAAAGATACATTATTTGAATCTTATACTGAAGCATTGAAATGTGACCCTGTTTCTGCCTTTGGTGGTGTTGTTGCAGTAAATGGTGTAGTTGACGGTGAATTAGCTAAAAAAATGAATGAAATCTTCTTAGAAGTTGTATTCGCGGCTGATTTTACAGAAGATGCAATTGAAGAGTTTAATAAGAAAAAGAGATTAAAACTATTCAAACAAGGTACACAAAAATTAGATCTTGCAAATGACCCATTTAATTTTAAAATTGTTGATGGTGGATTTGTATACCAAGATTCTGATGTAGTAGGTGAGGATGAAGTTAAAAATGCAGAACTTAAAACTACAAGAGAAGCAAGAGAACAAGAGAAAAAAGATATGGAAATTGCTGTTAAAGTAGCAGCTGGAACAAAATCTAACTGTGTTGTTTATGTAAAAGATTCTGCAGTTGTTGCTATTGGTATGGGTATGACTTCAAGAGTTGATGCAGCTAAAGCAGCACTTAGAAAAGCAGAAGACATGGGAATTGATGTAAGTGGTTCAGTACTTGCTTCTGAAGCATTCTTTCCATTTAGAGATTCAATTGACGCAGCAGCAGAGGCTGGTGTAAAATGTGTAATTGAACCAGGTGGGTCTGTTAGAGATGATGAGGTTATTGACGCAGCAAATGAGCATGGAATGGCGTTATACTTTACAGGTGTTAGACACTTTTTACACTAA
- a CDS encoding nitrous oxide reductase accessory protein NosL, which produces MNKIFKLSLLAIVSFTLAFAEGNMDKKPKKMMYQAVPMDKATIVQEGKTKNYCPVCGMTLPLFYKTNHAAKHEGHTKQYCSIHCMVEDKELNGAKLSDEKVVDNKTLKFIEAKDATYVVGSSKPGTMSMTSKYGFANEADAIAFQKANGGEIKKYDEVYELVAKGMEKEKAMILKRQAKAAKMGEKIYNKMCKKIDVKFDSVAQAKAYITENKTCGEMKGKPLQQVGLYLGRR; this is translated from the coding sequence ATGAATAAAATTTTCAAATTGTCACTTTTAGCTATTGTATCTTTTACACTTGCATTTGCTGAAGGTAATATGGATAAAAAGCCAAAAAAAATGATGTATCAAGCAGTACCTATGGATAAAGCAACAATTGTCCAAGAGGGTAAAACAAAAAATTACTGTCCAGTATGTGGAATGACATTACCACTGTTTTATAAAACAAATCACGCCGCAAAACATGAAGGACACACTAAACAATATTGTTCAATCCATTGTATGGTTGAAGATAAAGAATTAAATGGTGCAAAATTAAGTGATGAAAAAGTTGTTGATAATAAAACTTTAAAATTTATAGAGGCAAAAGATGCTACTTATGTTGTAGGTAGTTCTAAACCTGGAACTATGAGTATGACTAGTAAGTATGGATTTGCAAATGAAGCAGATGCTATAGCTTTTCAAAAAGCAAATGGTGGTGAGATAAAAAAATATGATGAAGTTTATGAGTTAGTTGCTAAAGGGATGGAAAAAGAAAAAGCAATGATTTTAAAAAGACAAGCAAAAGCTGCAAAAATGGGTGAAAAAATTTACAATAAAATGTGTAAAAAAATTGATGTAAAATTTGATTCTGTAGCCCAAGCTAAAGCCTATATTACTGAAAATAAAACTTGTGGTGAGATGAAAGGGAAACCTTTACAACAAGTTGGTCTTTACCTAGGAAGAAGATAA
- a CDS encoding nitrous oxide reductase accessory protein NosL, which produces MLKYLLILMLFFGNYLNAETFSKEASNEPILVQKGEEKHWCPVCGMNIKKFYKTSHTSTLENGTPRQYCSIRCLAKDKEEYGIDENNIKVIDAKHEKLIDAKKAFYVIGSKVKGTMSMTSKLAFEKELDAKEFIKQYGGKIASFAEALKEAQNSLKEDDKNTKNKKIKKIYPMGKKIFEKLCNQDIDPTDYIEINELKADIKNNKLCKRLDEKKLQAVSLYLWDVKRFGDLDSIKNKVEVEEREKCPVCGMFVAKYPRWAAQIFYKHGDHEHKFSFDGVKDMMKFYFNPKKWGEYPVSKDMISKILVTDYYSQEAIDGIKAFYVIGSDVYGPMGNELIPFISENDAKIFKNDHDGTKIVSFDKIIENEVYKLDE; this is translated from the coding sequence TTGTTAAAATATCTATTAATTTTAATGCTTTTTTTTGGAAATTATTTAAATGCAGAAACATTCTCTAAAGAAGCTAGCAATGAGCCAATTTTAGTTCAAAAAGGTGAAGAAAAACACTGGTGTCCCGTTTGTGGAATGAATATAAAAAAATTTTACAAAACATCTCATACTTCAACATTAGAAAATGGAACTCCTAGACAATATTGTTCTATTAGATGTTTAGCAAAAGATAAAGAAGAGTATGGGATAGATGAGAACAACATCAAAGTAATTGATGCAAAACATGAAAAACTAATAGATGCAAAAAAAGCTTTTTATGTAATTGGTAGTAAGGTTAAAGGTACAATGAGTATGACTAGTAAACTTGCCTTTGAAAAAGAGCTTGATGCTAAAGAGTTTATAAAACAATATGGTGGAAAAATTGCAAGTTTTGCTGAAGCATTGAAAGAAGCTCAAAATTCACTAAAAGAAGATGATAAAAATACAAAAAATAAAAAAATAAAAAAGATTTATCCAATGGGTAAAAAAATATTTGAAAAACTATGTAATCAAGATATTGACCCAACAGATTATATAGAGATAAATGAACTTAAAGCAGATATAAAAAATAATAAACTTTGCAAAAGATTAGATGAAAAAAAACTACAAGCAGTCTCTTTATACTTATGGGATGTTAAAAGATTTGGGGATTTAGATTCAATCAAAAATAAAGTAGAAGTTGAAGAGAGAGAAAAATGTCCTGTATGTGGTATGTTTGTTGCAAAATATCCAAGATGGGCTGCACAAATATTTTATAAACATGGCGATCACGAACATAAATTTTCATTTGATGGGGTAAAAGATATGATGAAATTTTACTTTAATCCAAAGAAATGGGGAGAATATCCTGTTTCTAAAGATATGATTAGTAAAATTTTAGTTACAGATTATTACTCTCAAGAAGCTATTGATGGAATTAAAGCATTTTATGTAATTGGTTCTGATGTTTATGGTCCAATGGGAAATGAATTAATTCCTTTTATTAGCGAAAATGATGCAAAAATATTTAAAAATGATCATGATGGAACAAAAATCGTTAGCTTTGATAAAATTATTGAAAATGAAGTTTATAAATTAGATGAATAA